The following proteins come from a genomic window of Corynebacterium hansenii:
- a CDS encoding acyl-CoA carboxylase subunit beta codes for MTFSSRLLPADQDTAAASAAEFGDDRPPQTTAAKNEDLLRRRAEATMPVGPAAHQKVRDKGRMTARDRIAHLLDEGSFVETDALARHRTKDFGMDAKRPATDGIVTGWGTVDGREVCVFSQDGTVFGGALGEVYGEKMVKLQQLAIKTGRPIVGLYEGAGARIQDGAVSLDYIAQTFHYNVKASGVVPQISVIFGACAGGNAYSPALTDFVVMVENSSRMFVTGPDVIKTVTGEEISQEELGGATTHMELAGNTHYTATDDEDALDWVRDLLDHLPDNNRVIPEIIEDDFDHEVNEDDLALDSIIPDNPSQPYDVRDVIGAIADDGDFMEIQEGRADNVVIAFGRIEGRVVGFVANQPLQFAGCLDIDASEKAARFVRTCDAFNIPLVLLVDVPGFLPGSDQEYQGILRRGAKLLYAYAEASVPKITVTMRKAYGGAYCVMGSKGLGADLNLAWPTAQIAVMGAAGAVGFLHRREIKAALERDGDASELVKEYEQAYEDHMLNPYLAAERGLIDEVILPSETRTRIARNLRLLRDKKVSWPARKHGNMPL; via the coding sequence ATGACCTTCTCCTCACGTTTGCTCCCCGCCGATCAGGACACCGCCGCCGCGTCCGCCGCCGAGTTCGGCGACGACCGCCCGCCGCAGACCACCGCGGCGAAGAACGAGGACCTGCTCCGCCGCCGCGCCGAGGCCACCATGCCCGTCGGCCCCGCCGCGCACCAGAAGGTCCGCGACAAGGGCCGGATGACCGCGCGCGACCGCATCGCGCACCTCCTCGACGAGGGCTCCTTCGTCGAGACCGACGCGCTGGCCCGCCACCGCACCAAGGACTTCGGCATGGACGCCAAGCGCCCCGCCACCGACGGCATCGTCACCGGCTGGGGCACCGTCGACGGCCGCGAGGTCTGCGTCTTCTCGCAGGACGGCACCGTCTTCGGCGGCGCCCTCGGCGAGGTCTACGGCGAGAAGATGGTCAAGCTGCAGCAGCTGGCCATCAAGACCGGCCGCCCGATCGTCGGCCTGTACGAGGGCGCCGGCGCCCGCATCCAGGACGGCGCCGTGTCCCTCGACTACATCGCCCAGACCTTCCACTACAACGTCAAGGCCTCCGGCGTCGTCCCCCAGATCTCCGTCATCTTCGGCGCCTGCGCCGGCGGCAACGCCTACTCCCCCGCCCTGACCGACTTCGTGGTCATGGTGGAGAACTCCTCGCGCATGTTCGTCACCGGCCCCGACGTCATCAAGACCGTCACCGGCGAAGAGATCAGCCAGGAAGAGCTGGGCGGCGCGACCACCCACATGGAGCTGGCGGGCAACACCCACTACACCGCCACCGACGACGAGGACGCCCTCGACTGGGTCCGCGACCTCCTCGACCACCTGCCGGACAACAACCGGGTCATCCCGGAGATTATCGAGGACGACTTCGACCACGAGGTCAACGAGGACGACCTCGCCCTCGACTCGATCATCCCCGACAACCCGTCCCAGCCGTACGACGTCCGCGACGTCATCGGCGCCATCGCCGACGACGGCGACTTCATGGAGATCCAGGAGGGCCGCGCCGACAACGTCGTCATCGCGTTCGGCCGCATCGAGGGCCGCGTGGTCGGCTTCGTGGCCAACCAGCCGCTGCAGTTCGCCGGCTGCCTGGACATCGACGCCTCCGAGAAGGCCGCGCGCTTCGTGCGCACCTGCGACGCCTTCAACATCCCGCTGGTCCTGCTCGTCGACGTCCCGGGCTTCCTGCCCGGCTCGGACCAGGAGTACCAGGGCATCCTGCGCCGCGGCGCGAAGCTGCTGTACGCCTACGCCGAGGCCTCCGTCCCGAAGATCACCGTGACCATGCGCAAGGCCTACGGCGGCGCGTACTGCGTCATGGGCTCCAAGGGCCTGGGCGCCGACCTGAACCTGGCGTGGCCGACCGCGCAGATCGCCGTCATGGGCGCCGCCGGCGCCGTGGGCTTCCTGCACCGCCGCGAGATCAAGGCCGCGCTCGAGCGCGACGGCGACGCGTCGGAGCTGGTCAAGGAGTACGAGCAGGCCTACGAGGACCACATGCTCAACCCGTACCTCGCCGCCGAGCGCGGGCTCATCGACGAGGTCATCCTCCCGTCGGAGACCCGCACCCGCATCGCCCGCAACCTGCGCCTGCTCCGCGACAAGAAGGTCTCCTGGCCCGCCCGCAAGCACGGCAACATGCCGCTGTAG
- a CDS encoding acyl-CoA carboxylase subunit beta: MTTAANTSTGNEPDKSTTAGKLADLRARLAETQAPMGQASIDRVHDNGKLTARERIEFLLDDGSFVEIDALARHRSKNFGLDSRRPVTDGVVTGYGTIDGRKVCVFSQDGAIFGGALGEVYGEKIVKIMDLAIKTGVPIIGINEGAGARIQEGVVSLGLYSQIFFRNTQASGVIPQISLIMGACAGGHVYSPALTDFIVMVDGTSKMFITGPDVIKTVTGEEVTQEELGGAGTHMATSGTSHYTASDDEDALSFVQELVGYLPSNNRAEPPRMEAEPFEGSIADNINETDLELDTLIPDSPNQPYDIKDVITRLVDDGDFLEIQEDYAQNVVIGFGRVEGRSVGFVANQPIQFAGCLDIKASEKAARFVRTCDAFNIPIIMLVDVPGFLPGTSQEFDGIIRRGAKLLYAYAEATVGKITVITRKAYGGAYCVMGSKDMGADINLAWPTAQIAVMGASGAVGFIYRKELKAAAAEGKDVAAVQKEYEAEYEETLVNPYMAAERGFIDAVIPPSETRGQIIEGLRLLDRKVVNVPAKKHGNIPL, translated from the coding sequence ATGACGACTGCCGCAAACACCTCCACCGGCAACGAGCCGGACAAGTCCACCACCGCTGGCAAGCTCGCCGATCTGCGCGCGCGCCTCGCCGAGACCCAGGCCCCCATGGGCCAGGCGTCCATCGATCGCGTCCACGACAACGGCAAGCTCACCGCCCGCGAGCGCATCGAGTTCCTCCTCGACGACGGTTCCTTCGTCGAGATCGACGCCCTGGCCCGCCACCGCTCCAAGAACTTCGGCCTGGACTCACGGCGTCCGGTCACCGATGGCGTGGTCACCGGCTACGGAACCATCGACGGCCGCAAGGTCTGCGTGTTCTCCCAGGACGGCGCGATCTTCGGTGGCGCGCTCGGCGAGGTCTACGGCGAGAAGATCGTCAAGATCATGGACCTGGCCATCAAGACCGGCGTGCCGATCATCGGCATCAACGAGGGCGCCGGCGCCCGCATCCAGGAGGGCGTCGTCTCCCTGGGCCTGTACTCCCAGATCTTCTTCCGCAACACCCAGGCCTCGGGCGTCATCCCGCAGATCTCGCTGATCATGGGCGCCTGCGCCGGCGGCCACGTGTACTCCCCGGCCCTGACCGACTTCATCGTCATGGTCGACGGCACCTCGAAGATGTTCATCACCGGCCCGGACGTCATCAAGACGGTCACGGGCGAGGAGGTCACCCAGGAGGAGCTCGGCGGCGCCGGCACCCACATGGCCACCTCGGGCACCTCGCACTACACCGCCTCCGACGACGAGGACGCCCTGTCCTTCGTCCAGGAGCTGGTCGGCTACCTGCCGTCGAACAACCGCGCCGAGCCGCCGCGCATGGAGGCCGAGCCGTTCGAGGGCTCCATCGCCGACAACATCAACGAGACGGACCTCGAGCTCGACACGCTGATCCCGGATTCCCCGAACCAGCCGTACGACATCAAGGACGTCATCACCCGCCTGGTGGACGACGGCGACTTCCTGGAGATCCAGGAGGACTACGCGCAGAACGTCGTCATCGGCTTCGGCCGCGTCGAGGGCCGCTCGGTCGGCTTCGTGGCCAACCAGCCGATCCAGTTCGCCGGCTGCCTGGACATCAAGGCGTCGGAGAAGGCCGCGCGCTTCGTGCGCACCTGCGACGCCTTCAACATCCCGATCATCATGCTGGTCGACGTCCCGGGCTTCCTGCCGGGCACGTCGCAGGAGTTCGACGGCATCATCCGCCGCGGCGCGAAGCTGCTGTACGCCTACGCCGAGGCGACCGTCGGCAAGATCACGGTCATCACCCGCAAGGCGTACGGCGGAGCGTACTGCGTCATGGGCTCCAAGGACATGGGCGCCGACATCAACCTGGCGTGGCCGACGGCCCAGATCGCCGTCATGGGCGCGTCGGGCGCCGTGGGCTTCATCTACCGCAAGGAGCTGAAGGCCGCCGCCGCGGAGGGCAAGGACGTCGCCGCGGTGCAGAAGGAGTACGAGGCCGAGTACGAGGAGACCCTGGTCAACCCGTACATGGCCGCCGAGCGCGGCTTCATCGACGCCGTCATCCCGCCGTCGGAGACCCGCGGCCAGATCATCGAGGGCCTGCGCCTGCTCGACCGCAAGGTCGTCAACGTGCCCGCCAAGAAGCATGGGAACATTCCGCTGTGA
- a CDS encoding acyl-CoA carboxylase subunit epsilon, with protein MTDNATDTTADNAEGQEAAKAPFLKVLKGNPTDAQVATLAVLFAGMANGAADAGPKGPRNQWGNLDERLQQPLSFNPGSFQNVQFY; from the coding sequence GTGACCGATAACGCCACCGACACCACCGCCGACAACGCCGAGGGGCAGGAGGCCGCCAAGGCCCCGTTCCTCAAGGTCCTCAAGGGCAATCCGACCGATGCGCAGGTCGCGACGCTGGCCGTGCTGTTCGCCGGCATGGCCAACGGCGCCGCCGACGCCGGCCCGAAGGGCCCCCGCAATCAGTGGGGCAACCTGGACGAGCGCCTGCAGCAGCCGCTGAGCTTCAACCCGGGCAGCTTCCAGAACGTCCAGTTCTACTAG
- a CDS encoding Maf family protein, whose protein sequence is MSTEHAHRIVLASSSPSRLMVLRSAGVEPEVSPPEVDEDAILDELAARGADAGTVVKALAEAKAAAVAGDLSPAPGAGATVVIACDSMLLMGGELSGKPHTVDETVRRWRAQRGRDAELVTGHSITAVLPDGSVRSATEAVSTVVRFGEPSDADIAAYAESGEPLGCAGAFTLEALGGWFIDGIDGDPSSVLGLSLPLIRRTLAGWGLDVSAFWNRPSGAA, encoded by the coding sequence ATGAGCACGGAACACGCCCACCGCATCGTCTTGGCCTCCAGTTCCCCGTCCCGCCTGATGGTCCTGCGTTCGGCGGGCGTCGAACCGGAGGTGTCGCCGCCGGAGGTCGACGAGGACGCGATCCTCGACGAGTTGGCCGCTCGCGGGGCGGACGCGGGCACCGTCGTCAAGGCGCTCGCGGAGGCGAAGGCGGCCGCGGTGGCCGGCGACCTGTCCCCCGCCCCCGGCGCGGGTGCGACGGTGGTCATCGCGTGCGATTCGATGCTGCTGATGGGCGGGGAATTGTCCGGCAAGCCGCACACCGTGGACGAAACGGTGCGGCGGTGGCGTGCGCAGCGGGGCCGCGACGCCGAGCTGGTGACGGGTCATTCCATCACCGCGGTGCTGCCCGACGGGAGCGTCCGCTCCGCGACGGAGGCGGTGTCGACCGTCGTTCGCTTCGGCGAACCGTCGGACGCGGACATCGCGGCCTACGCGGAGTCCGGCGAACCACTCGGCTGCGCCGGCGCGTTCACCCTCGAAGCACTCGGCGGCTGGTTCATCGACGGGATCGACGGCGACCCGTCGAGTGTGCTGGGGCTGTCGCTGCCGCTGATCCGCCGGACGCTGGCCGGTTGGGGCCTGGACGTCTCGGCGTTCTGGAACCGGCCGTCGGGGGCCGCCTGA
- a CDS encoding Cj0069 family protein, whose translation MHKKIVVFEVEGGSDKYFDGHRRDTMPIVESIRARGWGADVVYYRPEWAEALYSHVSANYDGYISRVNPGNIPGGEKGYFELLTRLSDDAGLVGMSTPEEMMAYGAKDALVKLNGTDLVPTDTAAYYDVESFHGTFPASLSYGERVLKQNRGSTGSGIWRVQLEDKELAATVEPGTALPLDTKLKCTEAVDNHTEIRELGEFMDFCDQYIVGDNGMLVDMRFMPRIVEGEVRVLMVGPHPVFVVHKKPAAGGDNFSATLFSGATYTYDKPEDWRELVDLFAEARPVIAEKLGGDNIPLIWTADFMLDDAEDGGDAYVLGEINCSCVGFTSELDMGIQELVADEAIKRVTERFGAEQASA comes from the coding sequence ATGCACAAGAAGATCGTCGTCTTCGAGGTCGAGGGCGGATCCGACAAATACTTCGACGGCCATCGCCGCGACACCATGCCCATCGTCGAATCGATCCGGGCCCGGGGCTGGGGCGCCGACGTCGTCTACTACCGCCCGGAGTGGGCCGAGGCGCTGTACTCGCACGTGTCGGCCAACTACGACGGCTACATTTCCCGCGTCAACCCGGGCAACATCCCCGGCGGGGAGAAGGGCTACTTCGAACTGCTGACGCGGCTTTCCGACGACGCCGGCCTGGTCGGCATGTCGACCCCCGAGGAAATGATGGCCTACGGCGCCAAGGACGCGCTGGTGAAGCTCAACGGCACGGACCTGGTGCCCACCGACACCGCGGCCTACTACGACGTGGAGTCGTTCCACGGGACCTTCCCCGCGTCCCTGTCCTACGGCGAGCGGGTGCTCAAGCAGAACCGCGGCTCCACGGGGTCGGGCATCTGGCGCGTGCAGCTGGAGGACAAGGAGCTCGCCGCGACCGTCGAGCCCGGCACCGCCCTGCCGCTCGACACGAAGCTCAAGTGCACCGAGGCCGTGGACAACCACACGGAGATCCGCGAGCTCGGCGAGTTCATGGATTTCTGCGACCAGTACATCGTCGGCGACAACGGCATGCTGGTGGACATGCGTTTCATGCCCCGCATCGTCGAGGGCGAGGTCCGCGTGCTCATGGTCGGCCCGCACCCGGTGTTCGTGGTGCACAAGAAGCCGGCGGCCGGCGGCGACAACTTCTCCGCGACCCTCTTCTCCGGCGCGACGTACACCTACGACAAGCCGGAGGACTGGCGGGAACTCGTGGACCTGTTCGCCGAGGCCCGCCCCGTCATCGCCGAAAAGCTCGGCGGCGACAACATCCCGCTGATCTGGACGGCGGACTTCATGCTCGACGACGCCGAGGACGGCGGCGACGCCTACGTCCTGGGCGAGATCAACTGCTCGTGCGTCGGCTTCACGTCGGAGCTGGACATGGGCATCCAGGAGCTCGTCGCCGACGAGGCCATCAAGCGCGTCACCGAGAGGTTCGGCGCCGAGCAGGCCTCCGCGTAG
- a CDS encoding sulfurtransferase, with amino-acid sequence MAVPFDPHPQFQQYAHPERLVSSNWLAARLGSPGLRVVESDEDMLLYDIGHIPGAVRIDWHSDLNDATMRDYVDAEAFAELMRSKGISRDDTVVVYGDKSNWWAAYTLWVFELFGHPDVRLLNGGRDAWMTEERDTSFEVPEYPRTDYPVVERDDATLRAYAADAREMMGRGNLIDVRTPEEYSGNRTHMVDYPQEGVLRGGHIPTAVNVPWNQSVHPNSRFRSREELEAIYSGVGADDETIVYCRIGERSAHTWFVLHHLLGHGNVRNYDGSWVEWGNMIRMPIARGMEPGEAPEA; translated from the coding sequence ATGGCGGTCCCGTTCGACCCGCACCCTCAGTTCCAGCAGTACGCGCACCCCGAGCGCCTGGTGTCCAGCAATTGGCTGGCCGCCCGCCTGGGTTCGCCCGGTCTGCGCGTCGTCGAATCCGACGAGGACATGCTGCTGTACGACATCGGGCACATCCCGGGCGCGGTCCGCATCGACTGGCATTCCGACCTCAACGACGCGACGATGCGCGATTACGTCGACGCCGAGGCTTTCGCGGAACTCATGCGCTCGAAGGGCATTTCGCGCGACGACACCGTGGTCGTCTACGGCGACAAGTCCAACTGGTGGGCCGCGTACACGCTGTGGGTGTTCGAGCTGTTCGGCCACCCGGACGTGCGCCTGCTCAACGGCGGCCGCGACGCGTGGATGACCGAGGAGCGCGACACCAGCTTCGAGGTGCCGGAGTACCCGCGCACCGATTACCCGGTGGTCGAGCGCGACGACGCCACGCTGCGCGCCTATGCCGCCGATGCGCGGGAGATGATGGGCCGGGGCAACCTCATCGACGTGCGCACGCCCGAGGAGTACTCCGGCAACCGCACGCACATGGTCGATTACCCGCAGGAGGGAGTGCTGCGCGGCGGCCACATCCCCACCGCGGTCAACGTGCCGTGGAACCAGTCGGTGCACCCGAATTCGCGGTTCCGCTCGCGCGAGGAGCTGGAGGCCATCTATTCCGGCGTCGGCGCGGACGACGAGACGATCGTGTACTGCCGCATCGGCGAGCGTTCCGCCCACACGTGGTTCGTGCTCCATCATCTGCTGGGCCACGGGAACGTGCGCAACTACGACGGTTCGTGGGTCGAGTGGGGCAACATGATCCGCATGCCCATCGCCCGCGGCATGGAGCCGGGCGAGGCGCCGGAAGCGTAG
- a CDS encoding acetyl/propionyl/methylcrotonyl-CoA carboxylase subunit alpha, which yields MSEQTTEKITKVLVANRGEIAVRVIRAAKDAGIPSVAVYAEPDANAPFVTMADEAFALGGQTSAESYLVFDKILDAAKKSGANAIHPGYGFLSENGDFAEAVENAGLIWIGPSPESIRSLGDKVTARHIALKADAPMAPGTKEPVKDADEVVAFAEEYGLPIAIKAAFGGGGRGMKVAYEMSEVKDLFESATREAVAAFGRGECFVERYLDKARHVECQVLADKHGNVIVASTRDCSLQRRFQKLVEEAPAPFLTEEQDQRLRESAKAICKEAGYYGAGTVEYLVGSDGLISFLEVNTRLQVEHPVTEEVTGLDLVREQFNIAEGRELTLKEDPELHGHAFEFRINGEDAGTNFMPAPGTITKYEEPSGPGVRMDTGIREGDVIGGQFDSMLAKLIVWGKDRDEALRRSARALAEYNVEGLATVIPFHRHIVENPAFVGDGEKFDVYTKWIEEEWDNPIEPYAGDSEVDEDEAVPSQKVTVEIDGRRVEVALPGDLALGGGAGGARKKAKKRRSGGSKKAASGDAVVAPMQGTVIKVEVEEGQEVNEGDTVVVLEAMKMENPVKAHKSGTVTGLAAEAGAGVGKGDVLMELK from the coding sequence GTGTCCGAGCAGACCACCGAGAAGATCACGAAGGTTCTCGTCGCCAACCGCGGCGAGATCGCCGTTCGCGTCATCCGCGCAGCCAAGGACGCCGGCATCCCGTCGGTCGCCGTTTACGCGGAGCCGGACGCCAACGCGCCCTTCGTGACGATGGCCGACGAGGCGTTCGCGCTGGGCGGCCAGACGTCCGCGGAGTCTTACCTCGTCTTCGACAAGATCCTCGACGCCGCCAAGAAGTCCGGCGCCAACGCCATCCACCCGGGCTACGGCTTCCTGTCCGAGAACGGCGACTTCGCCGAGGCCGTCGAGAACGCCGGCCTGATCTGGATCGGCCCCTCGCCGGAGTCCATCCGCTCCCTCGGCGACAAGGTCACCGCGCGCCACATCGCGCTGAAGGCCGACGCGCCGATGGCCCCGGGCACCAAGGAGCCGGTCAAGGACGCCGACGAGGTCGTCGCCTTCGCCGAGGAGTACGGTCTGCCGATCGCCATCAAGGCCGCCTTCGGCGGCGGCGGCCGCGGCATGAAGGTCGCCTACGAGATGTCGGAGGTCAAGGACCTCTTCGAGTCCGCCACCCGCGAGGCCGTCGCCGCCTTCGGCCGCGGCGAGTGCTTCGTGGAGCGCTACCTGGACAAGGCCCGCCACGTGGAGTGCCAGGTCCTGGCCGACAAGCACGGCAACGTCATCGTCGCCTCCACCCGCGACTGCTCCCTCCAGCGCCGCTTCCAGAAGCTGGTCGAGGAGGCCCCGGCCCCGTTCCTCACCGAGGAGCAGGACCAGCGCCTTCGCGAGTCCGCCAAGGCGATCTGCAAGGAGGCCGGCTACTACGGCGCCGGCACCGTCGAGTACCTGGTCGGTTCCGACGGCCTGATCTCCTTCCTCGAGGTCAACACCCGCCTCCAGGTCGAGCACCCGGTCACCGAGGAGGTCACCGGCCTGGACCTGGTCCGCGAGCAGTTCAACATCGCCGAGGGCCGCGAGCTCACCCTCAAGGAGGACCCGGAGCTCCACGGCCACGCCTTCGAGTTCCGCATCAACGGTGAGGACGCCGGCACCAACTTCATGCCGGCCCCGGGCACCATCACCAAGTACGAGGAGCCGTCGGGCCCGGGCGTCCGCATGGACACCGGCATCCGCGAGGGCGACGTCATCGGCGGCCAGTTCGACTCGATGCTGGCCAAGCTGATCGTGTGGGGCAAGGACCGCGACGAGGCCCTCCGCCGCTCCGCGCGCGCCCTGGCCGAGTACAACGTCGAGGGCCTGGCGACGGTCATCCCGTTCCACCGCCACATCGTCGAGAACCCGGCGTTCGTCGGCGACGGCGAGAAGTTCGACGTCTACACCAAGTGGATCGAGGAGGAGTGGGACAACCCCATCGAGCCGTACGCCGGCGACTCCGAGGTCGACGAGGACGAGGCCGTGCCGTCGCAGAAGGTCACCGTCGAGATCGACGGCCGCCGCGTCGAGGTCGCTCTGCCGGGCGATCTGGCCCTGGGCGGCGGCGCCGGCGGCGCCCGCAAGAAGGCCAAGAAGCGCCGCTCCGGCGGTTCGAAGAAGGCCGCCTCCGGTGACGCCGTGGTGGCGCCGATGCAGGGCACCGTCATCAAGGTCGAGGTCGAGGAAGGCCAGGAGGTCAACGAGGGCGACACCGTGGTCGTGCTCGAGGCCATGAAGATGGAGAACCCGGTCAAGGCCCACAAGTCGGGCACCGTCACCGGCCTGGCGGCCGAGGCGGGCGCGGGCGTCGGCAAGGGCGACGTCCTGATGGAGCTGAAGTAG